One genomic region from Amblyraja radiata isolate CabotCenter1 chromosome 17, sAmbRad1.1.pri, whole genome shotgun sequence encodes:
- the aars1 gene encoding alanine--tRNA ligase, cytoplasmic, translating to MALQMNAGQIRQKFINFFKQHSHEYVHSSATVPLDDPTLLFTNAGMNQFKPIFLNTIDPSHPMAKLTRATNTQKCIRAGGKHNDLDDVGKDVYHHTFFEMLGSWSFGDYFKELACEMALKLLTKEFGIPIERLYVTYFGGDAKAGLEPDLECKQIWLNLGMAEERILPGSMKDNFWEMGDTGPCGPCSEMHYDRIGGRDAAHLVNMDNPNVLEVWNLVFIQFNREVDGSLKPLAKKSIDTGMGFERLVSVLQEKMSNYDTDLFIPYFEAIQKGTGARPYTGKVGAEDVDGIDMAYRVLADHARTITIALSDGGRPDNTGRGYVLRRILRRAVRYSHEKLNASKGFFATLVDVVVESLGDAFPELKKDPDMVKDIVNEEEEQFLKTLNRGRRILERKIQSLADHKIIPGDTAWLLYDTYGFPVDLTGLIAEEKGLRVDLEGFEEEKRAAQLKSQAKGTGDDDHIMLDIYAIDELHAKGFEVTNDSSKYNYKSDDDGNYAFESVEATVKAIRREKMFVEEVNTGQDCGVLLDATCFYAEQGGQIYDEGYLIKEDDNSEDKTEFTVKNVQVRGGYILHIGTVYGQLKVGYKVHLFIDEAKRRTVMSNHTSTHMMNFALRLVLGEADQRGSLVAPDRLRFDFTAKGAMSTQEIKQCEEITNKMIQDAKPIYAKDTPLAEAKAIQGLRAVFDETYPDPVRVVSVGIPVEDMLADPSGPAGSVTSVEFCGGTHLQNSAHASPFVIVSEEAIAKGIRRIVAVTGSEAQKALRKADALQKSLVALQSKVQVQISPSKETQKEIADLTEMIGIAVIPQWQKDELRDKLKSLKKIMDDLDRASKAELLKKVREKTKQFIDTNRNQPLVVMEMEPGAPAKALNESLKLFKSHSPQSAAMLFAVDRDTGTITCLCQVPQETVSRGLKASEWVGHILELMDGRGGGKDMSAQATGKNINDLDKALKLATEFAKLKIGDLKN from the exons TTTAAACCAATTTTCTTGAACACGATTGACCCATCCCATCCAATGGCCAAATTAACAAGAGCTACAAATACTCAGAAATGCATCCGTGCCGGTGGGAAACACAATGACCTGGATGATGTTGGAAAGGATGTTTATCATCATACCTTTTTTGAGATGTTGGGTTCGTGGTCTTTTGGTGATTACTTCAAG GAATTGGCTTGTGAGATGGCCTTGAAATTGTTGACGAAGGAGTTCGGAATCCCCATCGAAAGGCTTTATGTGACTTACTTTGGAGGGGATGCAAAAGCGGGACTGGAACCAGATCTTGAATGCAAGCAGATCTGGCTAAATCTTGG AATGGCAGAAGAAAGGATTCTACCAGGCAGCATGAAAGATAATTTCTGGGAGATGGGCGATACCGGACCTTGTGGCCCATGCAGTGAGATGCATTATGACCGTATTGGTGGACGTGATGCTGCTcacctggtcaacatggacaatccTAATGTTCTGGAGGTCTGGAATCTTGTGTTCATTCAATTCAACAG AGAGGTTGACGGCAGTCTGAAACCCCTGGCTAAGAAGAGCATTGATACTGGAAtgggttttgaacggctggtgtcAGTTCTACAAGAGAAGATGTCGAATTATGACACAGACTTATTTATACCTTATTTTGAAGCAATTCAGAAA GGAACTGGTGCCAGGCCATACACTGGGAAGGTGGGAGCTGAGGATGTTGATGGAATTGACATGGCATACAGAGTGTTGGCAGATCATGCACGGACAATAACAATTGCGTTGTCCGATGGTGGCAGGCCTGATAATACTGGTAGAGG ATATGTTTTGAGGAGAATTTTACGAAGAGCAGTCCGATATTCCCATGAGAAGTTGAATGCATCAAAGGGTTTCTTTGCAACTTTGGTTGATGTGGTGGTTGAATCTTTG GGGGATGCATTCCCAGAACTAAAGAAAGATCCAGATATGGTGAAGGATATTGTTAATGAAGAGGAGGAGCAGTTTTTGAAAACACTCAACAGGGGACGGCGTATCCTGGAACGGAAGATTCAGAGCTTAGCAGATCATAAAATCATACCAG GTGATACAGCTTGGCTGCTTTATGACACTTATGGTTTCCCTGTGGATTTGACTGGGCTGATTGCTGAAGAGAAGGGACTCCGTGTAGACCTAGAGGGCTTTGAGGAAGAGAAAAGAGCTGCTCAA CTGAAATCTCAGGCTAAAGGTACAGGCGATGATGATCACATCATGTTAGACATCTATGCAATTGATGAACTGCACGCTAAGGGCTTCGAGGTCACTAATGACTCATCAAAGTACAACTATAAATCAGATGATGACGGAAACTATG CTTTTGAGTCTGTCGAGGCCACGGTGAAAGCAATCCGCAGGGAAAAAATGTTTGTGGAGGAGGTGAATACAGGTCAGGATTGTGGTGTGCTGCTGGATGCCACGTGCTTCTACGCTGAGCAAGGTGGACAGATTTATGACGAAGGTTACTTGATAAAGGAGGATGACAACAGTGAAGAT AAAACTGAGTTCACAGTGAAAAACGTACAGGTACGAGGCGGTTATATCCTACACATCGGAACGGTTTATGGACAACTGAAAGTGGGATATAAAGTTCATCTATTCATTGATGAG GCCAAGAGGCGAACTGTCATGAGCAACCACACCAGCACACACATGATGAACTTTGCTCTGCGATTGGTGCTGGGTGAGGCTGACCAGCGAGGCTCTCTTGTGGCACCAGACAGACTGCGTTTCGATTTCACAGCCAAAGGAGCAATGAGCACGCAGGAGATCAAACAATGTGAAGAGATAACAAACAAGATGATTCAGGATGCCAAG CCAATCTATGCCAAGGATACTCCCCTTGCTGAAGCTAAAGCTATTCAGGGCCTCCGCGCTGTATTTGATGAGACGTATCCTGACCCAGTACGAGTGGTGTCTGTGGGGATTCCTGTGGAGGATATGCTAGCCGACCCATCAGGACCAGCAGGCTCGGTCACTTCAGTGGAATTTTGTGGTGGAAC GCATCTGCAGAACTCTGCCCATGCTAGTCCTTTTGTGATTGTATCAGAAGAAGCTATTGCAAAAGGCATCAGGAGAATAgttgcagtgacaggatcagaagCTCAGAAG GCACTAAGAAAGGCAGATGCCCTTCAAAAGTCTCTTGTTGCACTGCAGTCAAAGGTCCAAGTCCAAATCTCTCCCAGTAAGGAGACCCAGAAAGAGATTGCTGACCTTACAGAG ATGATAGGCATTGCAGTTATTCCCCAATGGCAGAAGGATGAACTGAGAGACAAGCTGAAGTCCTTGAAGAAAATTATGGATGACTTGGACAGAGCCAGTAAAGCAGAGTTGCTAAAGAAG GTACGTGAGAAAACCAAACAGTTCATAGACACTAATCGAAACCAGCCTTTAGTCGTAATGGAAATGGAACCAGGGGCGCCAGCAAAG GCGCTGAACGAATCTCTAAAACTGTTCAAGTCGCACTCTCCACAGTCTGCAGCAATGTTGTTTGCTGTAGATAGGGATACAGGAACAATCACGTGCTTGTGCCAAGTACCCCAG GAAACTGTAAGCAGGGGTTTGAAAGCCAGTGAGTGGGTTGGTCACATCTTGGAATTAATGgacggaagaggaggaggaaaagaCATGTCTGCTCAAGCCACGGGGAAAAATATCAACGATCTTGATAAAGCACTGAAGCTGGCAACTGAATTTGCTAAACTTAAAATAGGAGACCTCAAAAACTGA